A region from the Panicum hallii strain FIL2 chromosome 1, PHallii_v3.1, whole genome shotgun sequence genome encodes:
- the LOC112879365 gene encoding uncharacterized protein LOC112879365 has protein sequence MPPVATASAPSSLLPLRVARQGIRGGQCWGERSLCGSQSHRAIRGSKISARASMNITCCANQTQTAQRKSYSGPTSPPSGSVKEKVKPRLDDGGVGFPPFRFGGGGGGGGGGGSNSSGGFILYVIVLLLDYLREFERNLQNGSRRGSDYENGLAPQ, from the exons ATGCCTCCGGTTGCGACGGCGTCTGCTCCGAGCTCGCTTCTTCCGCTGCGCGTCGCACGCCAGGGGATTAGAGGAG GACAATGCTGGGGAGAACGATCTCTATGCGGTTCACAGTCTCACAGGGCTATACGCGGCTCCAAAATTTCTGCTAGAGCTTCTATG AATATAACCTGCTGTGCAAACCAGACACAAACCGCGCAACGCAAATCGTATTCAGGACCTACCTCTCCACCATCAGGTTCAGTGAAAG AAAAGGTGAAGCCAAGGCTTGATGATGGGGGTGTCGGGTTCCCGCCGTTCCGGttcggtggcggtggaggaggaggaggcggagggggCAGCAACTCCTCCGGTGGGTTCATCCTCTATGTGATTGTCTTGCTCCTGGATTACCTGAGGGAGTTTGAGAGGAACCTGCAGAACGGGTCACGGAGGGGTAGTGACTATGAGAACGGGCTGGCCCCACAATAA
- the LOC112893885 gene encoding uncharacterized protein LOC112893885, translating into MTCARAEDAVSPADDDVAAAPVGGLIQKAGGGGRRSGGPGRALQRSAHLATGDCDSPAPAASCSGDGIGKSNGSGKREDSHRMRQYRSQLEQEVKKLQRQLEEEVDLHVALADAVTKNAAPVLKSSVKLPHKAQELLISIASLESTVSKLEKELNDLYYQLCHERNERLLAENNKGCLPSTSSDDHQSLSTCTCTWEEHISSLRDLKFGGSESMRSTRQDLFPEPEDGQYVGEDPEGQQIVSLNRLLEKHRDSSLNRLLEKHRDEEMQESCSMEKEVLEDEKLDILSFEQSILKITSMKGGNLWNNPNELSEEMVRCMRNIFLRLSESSKISPKVSSDCSSSSAERLSGSTLASFSDSSIIPSMLRSPSDDSNHNDETMKEVRNFDPYKVNGKETRRDIGNYRSAAEVSWMSVGKDQLEYASEALKKFRFLVEQLSKVNPSSMDRDQRLAFWINLYNALIMHAYLAYGVPRNDIKLFSLMQKACYTVGGQSISAAEIEFVILKMKTPVHRPQLSLMLALNKFKVTEDHKKYSIDEFEPLVLFGLSCGMFSSPAVRIFSAANVRQELQESLRDYIQATVGTNDRGKLLIPKLVQNYAKGAVEDSLLADWICHHLAPDQAAVIRDSSSQRKQRLLGVRSFTVLAFDSKFRYLFLPDSIGSRKPEAKQSYKLPEPCSE; encoded by the exons ATGACGTGCGCGCGCGCCGAGGACGCCGTCTCGCCCGCCGACGACGACGTGGCGGCCGCCCCGGT AGGCGGCTTGATCCAGAaggcgggtggcggcggccggagaTCGGGCGGCCCGGGTCGCGCGCTGCAGCGCTCGGCGCATCTGGCAACGGGGGACTGCgactcgccggcgccggcggctagCTGCTCCGGG GATGGTATAGGTAAGAGCAATGGTAGTGGGAAGAGAGAAGATAGCCACAGGATGCGGCAGTACAGGTCGCAGCTTGAGCAGGAA GTCAAGAAATTGCAGAGGCAGCTGGAAGAAGAGGTTGATCTGCATGTGGCGTTGGCGGATGCTGTTACAAAAAATGCTGCGCCTGTATTGAAGTCCTCTGTGAAGCTTCCACACAAG GCACAGGAGCTACTAATTAGCATCGCCTCCTTGGAGAGTACCGTTTCAAAGCTCGAGAAAGAGTTAAATGATCTATACTACCAACTTTGTCATGAAAGGAATGAACGGCTACTTGCTGAAAATAATAAAGGATGCTTGCCATCTACATCCTCAGATGACCACCAGTCACTGTCAACTTGCACGTGTACGTGGGAAGAA CACATATCATCGTTGAGAGATTTGAAGTTTGGAGGATCTGAGTCAATGAGGTCAACGCGTCAGGACTTATTCCCTGAGCCTGAAGATGGCCAGTATGTGGGAGAAGATCCTGAAGGTCAACAGATAGTTTCTTTAAACAGACTGTTGGAAAAGCACCGAGATTCTTCCTTGAATAGACTTCTTGAAAAGCACCGGGATGAAGAG ATGCAAGAATCATGCTCCATGGAAAAAGAAGTCTTGGAAGATGAGAAGCTTGACATTTTATCCTTTGAACAGTCCATTCTGAAGATAACTAGCATGAAAGGAGGAAATCTTTGGAACAATCCAAATGAGCTCTCTGAGGAGATGGTCCGCTGCATGAGAAACATTTTCCTACGTTTGTCTGAATCCTCGAAGATATCGCCAAAGGTGTCTTCTGATTGTTCATCTTCCTCAGCAGAGCGTCTATCAGGTTCTACACTAGCATCTTTCTCGGATTCATCCATAATTCCCTCAATGCTACGGAGTCCTTCAGATGATTCGAACCACAATGACGAGACAATGAAGGAGGTCAGAAACTTCGATCCGTATAAAGTTAATGGAAAGGAAACCCGAAGGGATATTGGAAACTATCGTTCAGCAGCTGAAGTATCTTGGATGTCTGTTGGAAAGGATCAACTTGAATATGCATCTGAAGCTCTGAAGAAGTTCAG ATTTCTCGTGGAACAGTTGTCAAAGGTTAACCCTAGTTCTATGGATCGTGATCAGCGGCTAGCCTTTTGGATTAACTTATACAATGCTTTGATAATGCAT GCGTATTTAGCATATGGAGTTCCTCGAAATGACATCAAGCTTTTTTCTCTCATGCAAAAG GCCTGTTACACGGTTGGTGGCCAATCCATCAGTGCAGCAGAAATAGAGTTTGTGATTCTAAAGATGAAGACTCCAGTGCATCGGCCCCAACTT TCTTTGATGTTGGCTCTGAATAAGTTCAAGGTTACTGAGGATCACAAGAAGTACTCAATCGATGAATTTGAACCCCTTGTGTTGTTTGGACTTAGCTGTGGAATGTTCTCTTCTCCTGCT GTGCGGATTTTCTCTGCTGCAAATGTCAGACAGGAGCTCCAGGAATCTTTGAGAGACTATATTCAGGCGACTGTTGGTACAAATGACCGAGGGAAACTGCTGATCCCAAAGTTAGTGCAGAACTATGCTAAGGGAGCTGTTGAAGACTCTCTGCTTGCAGACTGGATCTGCCATCACCTCGCACCTGATCAAGCGGCGGTCATCCGAGATTCTTCTTCACAGAGGAAGCAGCGGCTTCTTGGAGTGCGAAGTTTCACTGTTCTCGCATTCGACTCGAAGTTTCGGTACCTTTTCTTGCCTGACAGCATTGGCTCCCGGAAGCCAGAAGCAAAACAATCTTACAAACTTCCTGAGCCGTGTTCAGAATAG
- the LOC112883375 gene encoding tyrosine-sulfated glycopeptide receptor 1-like, with product MQEKLHSSYKKFSTGFPVPYLGLGLALLLVAFLPQASSCSEQERSSLLQFLVGLSQDGGLGLSWKNGTDCCTWEGVACGTDGTVTKVSVTSKSLEGQISASLGMLRGLLRLNLSHNLLSGGLPLELMSSNSIIVLDVSFNRLDGEVHELPPSTPSRPLQVLNISTNLFTRQFPSTTWEVMNSLVVLNASNNSFTGRIPNHLCSSSPALAVIALCYNQLSGRIPPGLGNCPMLKVLKAGHNDLSGPLPDELFNATSLEYLSFPNNGLEGILDSEHIINLRNLVHLDLGGNRLNGKIPDSIGELKRIEDLHLNHNSMSGELPSTLGNCTNLITIDFKGNNFSGELHKVNFFNLPNLKTLDLLYNNFIGTIPESIYSCSKLVALRLSGNRLHGQLSPRISNFKHLVFLSLADNNFTNITNTLQILKNCRNLTSLLIGTNFKGEAMPEDEIIDGFPNLQILSLSNCSLSGKIPLWLSKLENLTISCTEHESTSLLRFLGGLSQGGNLTLTWKNGTDCCTWEGITCSPDRMVTDVFLASRNLQGLISSSLGNLTGLLHLNLSYNLLSGGLPLELVLSSSITVLDVSFNQLSGDLKEMSSATPVRPLKVLNISSNLFSGHFPSTTWEVTKSLVVLNISNNSFIGKIPTTFCFSAPSFAVLELSYNQFNGSVPSELGSCSMMTSLSAGHNNLSGTLPDVLLNATLLEHLSFPNNQLKGSLLSSISKLRNLVTLDLGGNEFSGNIPDSIGELKRLEEIHLDYNNISGELPSTLSSCTSLVTIDLKNNKFNGALTRVNFSTLTNLKTLDLVWNNFTGTIPESIYSCSNLTALRLSCNGLHGRLSESIDNLKSLSFLSLVNISLTNITSALQILRNCRNLTTLLIGHNFLHEAMPQDDTIDGFENLQVFSINDCSLSGKIPPWLSKLTNLEMLFLYNNQLTGPIPDWISNLNSLFYIDISNNSFTGEIPMALMEMPMLKTNNIPPKVFEIPVYTTPSLQYRMPGAFPKVLNLSINNLTGMIPKEIGRLKALLSLSLSTNKLSGEIPEAICNLTNLQVLDLSSNNLTGKIPAALNDLHFLSKFNVSNNDLEGSVPTVGQLSTFPHSSFDGNPKLCGPMLVNHCDSAEAPLTSKKRRNKTAIFAPAFGVFFGGVAILFLLARLIFFFRSKRFMTRSRGNNKDVTEGMPSNFNSEQSLVMVSRSKGENGRLTFTDLVKATNNFDKENIIGCGGYGLVYKAELPHGSKVAIKKLSSEMCLVDREFSAEVDALSMAQHDNLVPLWGYCIQGNSRFLIYSYMENGSLDDWLHNRDDDTSLFLDWPMRLKIAKGASQGLSYIHDVCKPHIVHRDIKSSNILLDKEFKAYVADFGLSRLVLPNKTHVTTELVGTLGYIPPEYGQGWVATLRGDIYSFGVVLLELLTGQRPVPISFVSKELVQWVLEMRSEGKQIEVLDSALRGTGYEEQMLKMLEVACQCVNHNPSMRPTIQEVVSCLDSIDDNLTIQNSVHIE from the exons ATGCAGGAGAAGCTCCATTCCTCGTACAAGAAGTTCAGCACTGGATTTCCCGTTCCTTACTTAGGCCTTGGACTTGCGCTTCTCCTTGTCGCCTTTCTCCCACAAGCAAGCTCCTGCTCTGAGCAGGAGAGGAGCTCCCTCCTCCAGTTCCTCGTTGGGCTCTCGCAGGATGGCGGCCTTGGTTTGTCATGGAAGAACGGCACAGATTGCTGCACATGGGAAGGGGTTGCCTGTGGCACAGATGGGACAGTCACTAAAGTCTCCGTGACATCGAAGTCCCTTGAAGGGCAAATCTCGGCGTCTCTGGGCATGCTCAGGGGCCTGCTGCGCCTCAACCTATCCCATAACTTGCTGTCCGGTGGCCTGCCGTTGGAACTAATGTCGTCCAACAGCATCATTGTCCTCGATGTCAGCTTCAACCGCCTCGATGGAGAAGTGCATGAACTGCCACCGTCAACCCCTAGCCGGCCTCTGCAGGTATTGAACATCTCAACCAACTTGTTTACACGGCAGTTTCCATCAACTACATGGGAGGTGATGAACAGTCTGGTTGTACTCAATGCCAGCAACAACAGCTTTACTGGGCGGATACCAAACCATCTCTGCAGCAGCTCGCCAGCCTTGGCTGTGATTGCACTCTGTTATAACCAACTCAGTGGACGCATTCCTCCTGGGCTTGGTAATTGCCCCATGCTCAAAGTGCTCAAGGCTGGACACAATGACCTCAGTGGGCCACTCCCAGATGAACTCTTCAATGCTACATCACTAGAGTACCTCTCTTTTCCCAACAATGGTTTGGAGGGAATACTTGATAGTGAACACATTATCAACCTCAGAAATCTAGTTCATCTTGATCTTGGAGGCAATAGGCTAAATGGAAAGATCCCAGACTCAATAGGCGAGCTCAAGAGAATAGAGGACCTCCATTTGAACCACAACAGCATGTCTGGGGAGCTGCCATCAACTCTGGGCAACTGCACAAATCTCATAACTATTGACTTCAAGGGCAACAACTTCAGCGGAGAACTTCATAAAGTCAACTTCTTCAACCTGCCCAACCTAAAAACATTAGATCTCCTGTACAACAACTTCATCGGCACAATTCCAGAAAGCATATACTCATGCAGCAAACTGGTTGCTTTGCGGCTATCTGGAAATAGATTACATGGGCAGCTTTCACCAAGAATAAGCAATTTTAAGCATCTTGTTTTCCTGTCACTTGCTGACAACAATTTTACAAATATCACAAATACGCTTCAGATCCTAAAGAATTGTAGGAATCTCACCTCCCTACTTATCGGGACCAACTTCAAAGGTGAGGCCATGCCAGAAGATGAAATAATTGATGGTTTTCCGAATCTTCAGATTCTCTCCCTATCTAATTGCTCATTGTCTGGAAAAATACCTCTTTGGCTATCAAAGCTAGAAAA TCTCACAATTTCTTGCACCGAGCATGAGAGCACCTCACTACTCCGATTCCTTGGCGGGCTCTCACAGGGTGGAAATCTCACCTTGACATGGAAGAATGGCACAGACTGCTGCACATGGGAAGGGATCACCTGCAGTCCAGATAGGATGGTCACCGATGTCTTCTTGGCTTCGAGGAACCTTCAGGGATTAATATCATCATCCCTTGGCAATCTCACTGGCCTGTTGCACCTCAATCTATCCTACAATTTGCTGTCTGGCGGCCTGCCGCTGGAATTGGTGTTGTCCAGCAGCATCACTGTCCTTGACGTCAGCTTCAACCAACTCAGTGGAGACCTCAAAGAGATGTCATCTGCAACCCCTGTAAGGCCTCTCAAGGTACTGAATATCTCGAGTAACTTGTTTTCAGGGCATTTTCCGTCCACCACATGGGAGGTGACAAAGAGTCTTGTTGTGCTCAATATCAGCAATAACAGCTTTATCGGGAAGATACCAACTACCTTCTGTTTCAGCGCGCCATCGTTTGCTGTGCTTGAACTCAGCTACAACCAGTTCAATGGCAGTGTCCCTTCAGAACTCGGTAGTTGTTCCATGATGACATCTCTCAGTGCTGGGCACAACAACTTGAGCGGGACTCTTCCAGATGTGCTCCTCAACGCTACCTTATTGGAGCACCTCTCTTTTCCGAATAATCAGTTGAAAGGATCACTACTAAGCAGCATCAGCAAGCTCAGAAATCTGGTCACCCTTGACCTTGGAGGGAATGAGTTCAGCGGCAATATCCCAGATTCTATAGGCGAGCTCAAGAGATTAGAGGAGATTCATTTGGACTATAATAACATCTCTGGAGAGCTTCCATCAACTTTGAGCAGCTGCACAAGCCTTGTAACCATAGACCTCAAGAACAACAAGTTCAATGGAGCACTCACTAGAGTAAACTTCTCCACACTGACCAATCTAAAAACTTTAGATCTTGTGTGGAATAACTTTACTGGAACAATTCCAGAGAGCATATATTCATGTAGCAATCTAACTGCACTGCGGCTGTCCTGCAATGGGCTCCATGGGCGGTTGTCAGAAAGCATTGACAATCTGAAGTCCCTCTCATTTCTATCACTTGTTAACATCTCCCTTACAAATATCACAAGTGCGCTTCAGATCCTTAGGAATTGCAGGAACCTCACAACCTTGCTGATTGGGCACAACTTCTTACACGAGGCCATGCCACAGGATGATACAATTGATGGTTTTGAGAATCTTCAGGTTTTTTCCATCAATGATTGTTCTTTGTCTGGAAAAATACCTCCTTGGTTATCAAAGCTCACTAATTTGGAGATGTTATTTTTATATAACAATCAGCTAACTGGGCCAATACCTGACTGGATCAGCAACTTAAACTCACTCTTCTATATAGACATATCAAACAACAGCTTTACCGGGGAAATTCCAATGGCCTTAATGGAGATGCCAATGCTAAAAACAAACAATATTCCACCAAAGGTCTTTGAGATCCCTGTTTATACAACTCCATCACTTCAATACCGCATGCCCGGTGCTTTTCCAAAGGTGCTGAATCTAAGCATCAACAACTTAACTGGTATGATCCCCAAAGAGATTGGCCGATTGAAAGCGCTTCTTTCACTTAGTTTGAGCACCAACAAGTTATCTGGAGAGATTCCGGAAGCGATCTGCAACCTCACAAACCTGCAGGTGCTCGACTTGTCAAGCAATAATCTCACTGGTAAAATTCCAGCTGCACTGAATGATCTGCACTTCCTTTCTAAGTTCAATGTATCCAATAATGACCTAGAAGGATCTGTTCCAACTGTAGGCCAGCTTAGCACGTTTCCACACTCTAGCTTTGATGGCAACCCAAAATTGTGTGGTCCCATGCTTGTAAATCATTGTGATTCAGCTGAAGCACCATTGACCTCCAAGAAACGACGCAATAAGACAGCCATCTTTGCACCTGCATTTGGTGTATTTTTTGGAGGGGTTGCCATCCTATTCTTGCTTGCTCGCCTCATTTTCTTCTTCAGGAGTAAACGTTTCATGACAAGGAGCAGGGGCAATAACAAGGATGTTACAGAAGGAATGCCATCCAACTTCAATTCAGAGCAATCCTTGGTGATGGTTTCACGAAGCAAGGGAGAAAATGGTAGGCTCACATTCACTGATCTTGTGAAGGCTACAAATAACTTTGACAAGGAGAATATCATAGGTTGTGGAGGTTATGGGCTAGTCTACAAGGCTGAATTACCCCATGGCTCCAAGGTCGCCATCAAGAAGCTCAGCAGTGAAATGTGCCTTGTGGATAGGGAATTCAGTGCAGAAGTTGATGCACTCTCAATGGCACAGCATGACAATCTTGTGCCACTCTGGGGTTACTGCATCCAGGGAAACTCAAGGTTCCTCATATATTCCTACATGGAGAATGGAAGCCTAGATGACTGGCTTCACAACAGGGATGATGATACCAGCTTGTTTCTTGATTGGCCAATGAGGCTGAAGATTGCAAAAGGAGCAAGCCAGGGTCTGTCCTACATCCATGATGTCTGCAAGCCTCACATTGTTCATCGTGACATCAAGTCCAGCAATATCTTACTGGACAAAGAATTCAAAGCTTATGTTGCAGATTTCGGGCTCTCCAGATTGGTCCTTCCCAACAAAACTCATGTCACGACTGAGTTGGTTGGCACTCTTGGTTACATCCCACCTGAGTATGGGCAAGGATGGGTGGCTACTCTGAGAGGTGATATCTACAGTTTTGGCGTAGTCCTGCTTGAACTGCTCACAGGCCAGCGGCCTGTTCCAATCTCATTTGTGTCAAAAGAACTCGTTCAGTGGGTATTGGAAATGAGATCTGAAGGAAAGCAGATTGAAGTTCTGGATTCAGCACTCCGGGGCACAGGGTATGAGGAGCAAATGCTGAAGATGCTTGAAGTTGCTTGCCAGTGTGTCAACCATAATCCTTCCATGAGGCCAACAATACAGGAAGTAGTTTCTTGCTTGGACAGCATAGACGACAACCTGACGATACAAAATTCAGTCCACATAGAATAA